One window of Desulfovibrio sp. genomic DNA carries:
- a CDS encoding DEAD/DEAH box helicase family protein, producing MEVAGPDDKKVLVRYVGWGGLPQAFDARNEKWAAEYQELQSLLAPDEYVKARRSTQDAHFTSETVIKGIYQGLNVMGLQGSGPLRVLEPSAGIGNFMGLLPQGYDADFLTVELDPTTAAISKYLYPKARHLNNGFQNVELQGARFDLVVGNPPFGKQTLYDPNFPELRNFSIHNYFLAKSLSLLRPGGIGAFVVSRFFMDAADPAAREHIAEYADLLGAVRLPETAFRQNALTDVTTDILFFRKHDGPRIRSTDWTQTATIEALDTKEGGTRPAVINKYFAELPGQIIGSMVYSGGMFQDALNCVAPSDIDLGAEISKRVQVLPPMQYVPRTESAEEATSEKRNEGFIASDYFQSLKMGAFCVEPQSRKIVFKVAGGFGEASYEELPVKNDGARQRLASMIQIRDSLRDLLNLEKNDAEEKFIEGARRQLNVQYDAFVRRHGHLNSQTNRGLMRDDPEHSLLESLELEYDKGLSKDLAKRQDREFRPASARKAAIFRQRVLKPTQAAEKAETTKDALVISLRESGKVDFARMNQLLHRPAEAIQKELQDEGLIFRNPASAEWEISDKYLTGNVREKHRAALAAAAEDPQYHANVEALAAAIPPDIEAVDIGVKFGSTWVPGNVLSDFIEERIHGGRGHQTINYVPILGRWEAKVSIYDHAANTEVWGIPEYPASKILESLLTNRPIKVEKESGQYDDNDRPIMVVDQELTAAAMQKADEVKQAFLDWVWTDDERRTMLTTLYNERFNTHVPPRYDGSHIQLVGASSDVSLRPHQKDVVWRGIQEGTALFDHVVGAGKTMACIATIMESKRMGFTSKPMVVVPNHLLYQWRDEFYRLYPGANILVADKTDFTKQNRERLFSRVATGDWDAVVVAHSSFKKIETPRDMQEEILQEQIDAVIAAIAESKENNGSRATVKQLEKQREKMETRYEKLMAGTGAKDRSVDFGDLGVDALFVDESHEFKNLSYTTTMNVSGLGNITGSAKALDMFIKCRYLQKKHEGRGVYFMTGTPISNTIAEVYTLQRYLQSDELKSKGIEYFDAWASTFGQITNGWELDATGVNYRLKSRFSSFQNVPELLSMYRTFADVVTKGDLDEQAKQAGLRPLTPPLTDGKPFNHVVERSEVQASYMTEIIDRMEHLPKDPRIDNPLKITNDARKAGLDYRLIDPEAGDYDGSKANAAVDRIYQIWQDTAADKGTQLVFCDLSTPKGGSAAPAPATSHTQKLEFVEEDFAAQVDTESGTESSVDFGTESATEDDPANAEPGEDPLDSGDDDGESTLVDTGEDTSVAADMDACVAAGSRFSVYDDMRRKLIERGIPADEIAFIHDANTDMRKGKLFSDMQAGRVRVLLGSTAKMGAGMNVQKRLVAAHHLDAPWRPSDLEQRNGRIIRQGNSLYERDPDKFSVGIYYYATKQTYDSRMWQVIEQKAAAIEQFRKGDLLQRNIDDVQSEAANAADMKAAASGNPLILMQVKLASDLRKLEALYSQHQRSQHRLRDRLKWLGAAEGRLAKAQADYAANCGLRDGNTRVFTEKGKERIRLEWLKDGKLLTEKNSEQIQNILRDGVKDITREARAKPILGKYRGFEVAMLRSSLGAGGDGFRLALKGMGEQEFQPENLVYGFDEKFSLSGMFQRLDNFLEKGLDQSFQTYQGNVRQEMAELATVKAALGQEFPQQDELALVRENHSAVMRELKRMQDEPGYVSEWEPRAVVLQMAVPNLQSRPKSA from the coding sequence GTGGAGGTAGCCGGGCCGGACGATAAAAAAGTGCTGGTGCGCTATGTGGGCTGGGGCGGCCTGCCCCAAGCCTTTGACGCCCGCAACGAAAAGTGGGCTGCGGAATATCAGGAATTGCAAAGCCTGCTTGCGCCAGACGAATACGTCAAAGCCAGGCGCTCCACCCAGGACGCGCATTTTACCTCTGAAACCGTTATCAAGGGTATTTATCAGGGTCTCAATGTCATGGGCCTGCAAGGCAGCGGGCCGCTACGAGTGCTGGAGCCTTCGGCTGGCATCGGTAACTTCATGGGCCTGCTGCCACAAGGCTATGATGCTGACTTCCTAACTGTAGAGCTTGACCCGACCACAGCGGCCATTTCCAAGTATCTTTACCCGAAAGCTCGTCACCTCAATAACGGCTTTCAGAATGTAGAACTTCAAGGGGCAAGGTTTGACCTGGTTGTCGGCAACCCGCCTTTTGGCAAGCAGACCCTCTACGATCCCAACTTTCCAGAACTGCGCAATTTCTCCATTCACAACTACTTTTTAGCAAAGTCCTTGAGTCTGCTACGCCCTGGCGGCATAGGGGCTTTTGTGGTCAGCCGCTTTTTCATGGATGCGGCAGACCCCGCTGCCCGTGAGCATATTGCAGAATATGCCGACCTTCTGGGGGCTGTGCGCCTGCCGGAAACGGCTTTTCGCCAGAACGCGCTAACCGATGTCACCACGGACATCCTCTTTTTCCGCAAGCATGACGGCCCGCGTATCCGCAGTACCGATTGGACACAAACCGCCACTATAGAAGCCCTCGATACAAAGGAAGGCGGCACCCGGCCTGCGGTCATCAACAAGTATTTTGCCGAATTGCCCGGCCAGATCATCGGCAGTATGGTCTATTCCGGCGGCATGTTTCAGGACGCGCTCAACTGTGTGGCTCCTTCTGATATTGACCTGGGCGCGGAAATATCCAAGCGGGTGCAAGTGTTGCCGCCCATGCAATATGTGCCCCGCACGGAAAGCGCGGAGGAAGCAACCAGCGAAAAGCGTAATGAAGGATTCATTGCGTCCGACTACTTCCAGTCTCTCAAAATGGGCGCGTTTTGTGTTGAACCGCAGAGCCGCAAAATCGTCTTCAAAGTGGCCGGAGGCTTTGGTGAGGCCAGCTATGAAGAGCTGCCGGTCAAAAATGACGGGGCGCGGCAGCGGCTGGCCTCCATGATCCAGATTCGGGACAGTCTGCGTGACCTTCTCAATCTGGAAAAGAACGATGCTGAGGAAAAGTTTATTGAAGGTGCCCGGCGACAGCTCAATGTGCAGTATGATGCCTTTGTGCGCCGTCACGGGCACCTCAATTCCCAGACCAACCGGGGGCTGATGCGCGACGACCCGGAGCATTCGCTTTTGGAATCGCTGGAGCTGGAGTACGACAAGGGGCTTTCCAAAGACTTAGCCAAGCGTCAAGACCGGGAATTTCGGCCAGCGTCAGCGCGGAAAGCGGCCATCTTTCGGCAACGGGTGCTCAAGCCCACACAGGCTGCGGAAAAGGCCGAAACCACCAAGGACGCCCTGGTCATCTCCCTGCGAGAATCGGGCAAGGTGGACTTTGCCCGCATGAACCAGTTGTTGCACCGGCCAGCGGAGGCCATTCAGAAGGAATTGCAGGATGAGGGCCTGATTTTCCGCAATCCGGCCAGTGCGGAGTGGGAGATCAGCGACAAATACCTCACCGGCAATGTGCGCGAAAAGCACAGGGCTGCCCTGGCAGCGGCAGCGGAAGACCCGCAGTACCACGCCAATGTGGAGGCCCTTGCCGCCGCTATTCCTCCCGACATTGAAGCCGTGGACATCGGCGTCAAGTTCGGCTCCACCTGGGTGCCCGGCAACGTGCTTTCTGACTTCATCGAAGAGCGCATTCATGGGGGCCGTGGCCACCAAACTATCAACTATGTGCCCATATTGGGACGTTGGGAAGCCAAGGTCAGTATCTACGACCACGCGGCCAATACGGAAGTGTGGGGCATTCCCGAATACCCGGCCTCCAAGATTCTGGAATCCCTGCTCACCAATCGGCCCATCAAGGTGGAGAAAGAAAGCGGCCAGTACGACGACAACGACCGTCCCATCATGGTGGTGGATCAGGAACTTACAGCCGCTGCCATGCAGAAGGCCGACGAGGTGAAGCAGGCGTTTTTGGATTGGGTGTGGACGGACGATGAGCGCCGTACCATGCTCACGACTTTGTACAATGAGCGGTTCAACACCCATGTGCCGCCGCGTTATGACGGCTCGCACATTCAACTCGTGGGTGCGTCTTCGGATGTTTCGCTGCGGCCGCATCAGAAGGATGTGGTCTGGCGCGGCATTCAGGAAGGCACGGCGCTTTTCGACCACGTTGTGGGTGCGGGCAAGACAATGGCCTGCATCGCCACCATCATGGAATCCAAGCGCATGGGTTTTACCAGCAAGCCTATGGTAGTAGTGCCCAATCACCTGCTCTACCAGTGGCGCGATGAATTTTACCGGCTTTACCCGGGGGCCAATATTCTGGTGGCCGACAAGACAGATTTTACCAAGCAGAATCGTGAACGCCTGTTCAGCCGGGTGGCCACTGGCGATTGGGACGCCGTTGTGGTCGCCCATTCCAGCTTTAAAAAAATTGAGACACCCCGCGACATGCAGGAAGAAATTCTGCAAGAACAGATTGATGCGGTCATTGCCGCCATAGCAGAATCCAAAGAAAATAACGGCAGCCGAGCCACGGTCAAGCAGCTTGAAAAACAGCGCGAAAAAATGGAAACCCGCTATGAAAAGCTCATGGCCGGAACCGGGGCCAAGGATCGTTCAGTGGATTTTGGCGACCTGGGCGTGGACGCGCTTTTTGTGGACGAGAGCCACGAGTTCAAAAATCTCAGCTATACCACAACCATGAATGTGTCGGGCCTTGGCAATATCACGGGTTCCGCAAAGGCCCTCGATATGTTCATCAAGTGCCGGTATCTGCAAAAAAAGCACGAAGGCCGGGGCGTGTATTTCATGACCGGCACCCCCATCAGTAATACCATTGCCGAGGTCTACACCCTGCAACGCTATTTGCAGTCTGATGAGCTGAAAAGCAAGGGCATTGAGTATTTTGACGCATGGGCTTCCACCTTCGGGCAGATTACCAATGGCTGGGAATTGGACGCCACCGGCGTGAATTATAGGCTTAAATCGCGTTTTTCCAGCTTCCAGAACGTGCCGGAATTACTTTCAATGTACCGCACCTTTGCGGACGTGGTGACGAAAGGCGATTTGGACGAGCAGGCAAAACAGGCTGGGCTGCGGCCTTTGACGCCCCCTTTAACTGATGGCAAGCCTTTCAATCATGTGGTGGAGCGTTCAGAGGTGCAGGCCAGCTATATGACGGAAATCATCGACCGCATGGAGCACCTGCCCAAAGACCCGCGCATCGACAATCCCCTGAAAATCACCAATGACGCCCGAAAGGCTGGGCTGGATTATCGCCTCATTGACCCGGAGGCTGGGGACTATGACGGTTCCAAGGCCAATGCCGCCGTGGATCGCATCTATCAGATTTGGCAAGACACGGCGGCGGACAAGGGTACGCAGCTCGTGTTCTGCGATTTGTCTACACCCAAGGGAGGCTCGGCAGCACCTGCCCCTGCGACTTCACACACTCAAAAGTTGGAATTTGTGGAAGAAGACTTTGCCGCGCAGGTTGATACGGAGTCAGGCACGGAGTCCAGTGTGGACTTTGGCACGGAGTCAGCCACGGAGGATGACCCGGCAAATGCAGAACCTGGCGAAGACCCGCTGGACTCTGGCGACGATGACGGCGAATCCACGTTAGTGGATACCGGTGAAGACACATCCGTGGCCGCAGACATGGACGCTTGCGTTGCCGCTGGCTCTCGCTTCTCTGTCTACGACGACATGCGGCGCAAACTCATAGAGCGTGGTATTCCCGCTGATGAGATTGCCTTCATCCACGATGCCAATACCGACATGCGCAAGGGCAAGCTCTTTTCCGACATGCAGGCTGGACGGGTGCGGGTTCTGCTGGGTTCCACGGCCAAAATGGGCGCAGGCATGAATGTGCAGAAACGCCTTGTGGCCGCGCATCACCTGGACGCGCCCTGGAGGCCCAGCGACCTGGAGCAGCGCAACGGGCGCATCATTCGCCAAGGCAATAGCCTGTATGAGCGCGACCCTGACAAATTTTCCGTAGGCATCTATTATTATGCTACAAAGCAAACATACGACAGCCGAATGTGGCAAGTAATAGAGCAAAAAGCCGCTGCCATTGAACAATTCCGCAAGGGGGACTTGCTCCAGCGCAATATTGACGATGTGCAGTCCGAAGCTGCTAACGCGGCGGATATGAAGGCTGCGGCCTCTGGCAACCCGCTCATACTTATGCAGGTGAAGCTGGCCAGTGACCTACGCAAACTGGAAGCCCTGTATTCACAGCATCAACGGTCGCAACACCGCCTGCGGGATCGACTGAAGTGGCTTGGAGCTGCCGAAGGTCGCCTTGCCAAGGCGCAAGCGGACTATGCGGCCAACTGCGGCCTGCGTGACGGTAACACCCGCGTGTTCACCGAAAAGGGCAAGGAGCGCATCCGACTGGAGTGGCTGAAGGACGGCAAGCTGCTGACTGAAAAAAATAGTGAGCAGATCCAAAACATTCTGCGAGACGGAGTGAAGGACATTACACGGGAAGCACGGGCAAAGCCCATCTTGGGCAAGTACCGGGGCTTTGAAGTGGCCATGCTGCGTTCATCACTTGGGGCTGGCGGTGACGGCTTCCGCCTTGCTCTCAAGGGCATGGGCGAACAGGAATTTCAGCCGGAGAACTTGGTCTACGGCTTTGACGAAAAGTTCAGTCTGTCCGGCATGTTTCAGCGTCTGGACAATTTTCTGGAAAAAGGGCTTGATCAATCCTTCCAGACCTATCAGGGCAATGTGCGTCAGGAAATGGCGGAACTGGCAACGGTTAAGGCCGCTCTGGGGCAGGAGTTCCCGCAACAGGATGAACTGGCCCTGGTGCGTGAAAATCACAGTGCTGTCATGCGTGAACTGAAGCGTATGCAGGACGAGCCGGGCTATGTGAGTGAGTGGGAGCCGAGGGCAGTTGTTTTGCAAATGGCTGTTCCAAACCTGCAATCACGTCCAAAATCTGCTTAA
- a CDS encoding AbrB/MazE/SpoVT family DNA-binding domain-containing protein has translation MEVSTMTSKGQITIPVAVRKKLDLQQGDKVVFIEDDSPNGGIRILNAATLSFGKNGEAVTVPR, from the coding sequence ATGGAAGTATCCACCATGACCTCCAAGGGGCAGATTACCATCCCTGTGGCGGTTCGTAAGAAACTGGATTTGCAACAGGGTGACAAGGTTGTCTTTATTGAAGACGACTCCCCAAACGGGGGCATCCGTATACTGAACGCGGCCACACTATCCTTTGGCAAAAATGGGGAGGCAGTGACCGTACCAAGGTAG
- a CDS encoding 4Fe-4S dicluster domain-containing protein has product MLLLIIEIDEERCNGCGNCVADCAEGAIAIIDGKARVISDSFCDGLGACIGRCPTDALRIIQREAPPFDEAAALAQLATLKTDERKNGVAPSPHAAPSLHALTPQLGASPLRGTCPGTRPGSGPGWTPGAAPWPVKLRLVAPDAPFLHGADLLIAADCAAPVTPQFQELLGSKALLICCPKFEDTAATVDKLTAIFRQADLRSCTVLRMEVPCCGGLVRAVRTAHQASGTACRLEERVLSRGGVDMTA; this is encoded by the coding sequence ATTCTACTCCTTATTATTGAAATTGACGAAGAACGCTGCAACGGTTGCGGCAACTGCGTGGCGGACTGCGCCGAAGGGGCCATCGCCATTATAGACGGCAAGGCCAGGGTTATTTCCGATTCCTTTTGCGACGGACTGGGGGCCTGCATCGGCAGATGCCCGACCGACGCCTTGCGCATTATCCAGCGCGAAGCGCCCCCCTTTGACGAGGCCGCTGCCCTGGCGCAGCTTGCCACGCTGAAGACAGACGAAAGAAAAAATGGTGTTGCACCTTCCCCGCACGCAGCACCGTCCCTGCATGCCTTAACGCCCCAGTTGGGCGCATCGCCCCTGCGCGGCACCTGTCCCGGCACCCGCCCCGGATCTGGGCCGGGCTGGACGCCAGGGGCTGCCCCCTGGCCGGTCAAATTGCGCCTGGTCGCGCCGGACGCGCCTTTTCTGCATGGTGCAGACCTGCTTATCGCGGCGGACTGCGCCGCGCCCGTTACCCCGCAGTTTCAAGAATTGCTGGGGTCCAAAGCCTTGTTGATCTGCTGCCCGAAATTTGAAGACACCGCCGCAACGGTAGACAAACTGACCGCCATATTCCGGCAGGCAGACCTTCGGTCCTGCACGGTGCTGCGCATGGAAGTACCCTGTTGCGGCGGCCTGGTGCGCGCCGTGCGCACAGCCCACCAGGCCAGTGGCACGGCCTGCCGCCTGGAAGAACGCGTGCTGTCACGGGGCGGGGTGGATATGACGGCATAA